One stretch of Caldinitratiruptor microaerophilus DNA includes these proteins:
- the pdxT gene encoding pyridoxal 5'-phosphate synthase glutaminase subunit PdxT, with translation MGRPRVGVVAYQGAVPEHLRALEAVGAEAVPVRWPRELEGLAGLIIPGGESTTIGDAMKTWGLLDAVREWAQAGGAIYGTCAGAILLATEIRGGKPDQPRLGLIPMAVQRNGFGRQIESCEADLEFKGIGPEPFHTVFIRAPYFEDLGPGVEPLAELDGKVVAVRYGRFLATAFHPELTDDRRIHRFFLDLATGGTPDPAQEVPAPHA, from the coding sequence ATGGGCCGGCCGCGAGTCGGGGTCGTCGCCTACCAGGGCGCCGTCCCCGAGCACCTGCGGGCGCTCGAGGCCGTGGGCGCCGAGGCCGTGCCGGTGCGCTGGCCCCGGGAGCTGGAGGGCCTGGCGGGCCTCATCATCCCGGGCGGCGAGAGCACGACGATCGGCGACGCCATGAAGACCTGGGGCCTCCTGGACGCGGTCCGCGAGTGGGCGCAGGCGGGCGGCGCCATCTACGGCACCTGCGCCGGGGCGATCCTGCTGGCCACCGAGATCCGCGGTGGGAAGCCGGACCAGCCCCGGCTCGGCCTCATCCCCATGGCCGTACAGCGCAACGGGTTCGGGCGTCAGATCGAGTCGTGCGAGGCGGACCTCGAGTTCAAGGGGATCGGCCCCGAGCCCTTCCACACCGTCTTCATCCGGGCTCCGTACTTCGAGGACCTGGGCCCGGGCGTCGAGCCCCTGGCCGAGCTGGACGGCAAGGTGGTCGCCGTGCGGTACGGCCGCTTCCTGGCGACGGCCTTCCACCCGGAGCTCACGGACGACCGCCGGATCCACCGGTTCTTCCTGGACCTGGCCACGGGCGGGACGCCCGACCCGGCGCAGGAGGTGCCGGCGCCACATGCGTGA
- a CDS encoding pyridoxal-phosphate-dependent aminotransferase family protein: protein MLEEKYLLMLPGPTPVPPPVALAQAMPMMNHRGEAFTALFREITAGLQRVFRTRQPVLVLPGSGTGGFETALQNFVAPGEKVLAVVTGAFGDRWAKGARALGYEVERLDVEWGRAADPGELRERLAAGRDRPIRAVLLTHNETSTGVTNPIRELAQVAREHGALVMVDSVSGLGALPIEMDEWGLDVVLTGAQKALMCPPGLTLLAASPRAWEASDRNPGPRFYFDLRPYRDGYEKASLPYTPALALLYALRESLRLIEREGLEAAWARHRLLGRMTRAGVRAMGLELLVRDDRFASDSVTAVKAPPGLSPSAIRRTARERFGVILAGGQGPLSETVFRIGHLGYVVPGDVVQALAAVEGALALHGLPVELGRAAAAAEAVWLDALREQAPAPART from the coding sequence GTGCTGGAAGAAAAGTACCTGCTCATGCTGCCCGGACCCACCCCCGTGCCCCCGCCGGTGGCACTCGCCCAGGCCATGCCCATGATGAACCACCGCGGGGAGGCGTTCACCGCTCTGTTCCGCGAGATCACGGCCGGCCTGCAGCGGGTCTTCCGCACCCGGCAGCCCGTGCTCGTGCTTCCCGGCTCCGGCACCGGCGGCTTCGAGACGGCCCTGCAGAACTTCGTTGCCCCCGGCGAGAAGGTGCTGGCCGTGGTCACCGGCGCCTTCGGCGACCGCTGGGCGAAGGGAGCCAGGGCCCTCGGGTACGAGGTGGAAAGGCTGGACGTGGAATGGGGCAGGGCGGCGGACCCCGGCGAACTGCGGGAGCGCCTCGCCGCGGGCCGGGACCGGCCGATCCGGGCCGTTCTCCTGACCCACAACGAGACGTCCACCGGCGTGACGAACCCCATCCGGGAACTGGCGCAGGTGGCGCGCGAGCACGGGGCGCTGGTGATGGTCGACTCCGTGAGCGGCCTGGGCGCCCTGCCCATCGAGATGGACGAGTGGGGCCTCGACGTGGTGCTGACGGGCGCGCAGAAGGCGCTCATGTGCCCGCCGGGCCTGACCCTCCTGGCGGCGAGCCCGCGGGCCTGGGAGGCTTCGGATCGCAACCCCGGCCCCCGCTTCTACTTCGACCTCCGACCGTACCGGGACGGCTACGAGAAGGCGTCCCTGCCCTACACCCCCGCCCTGGCGCTCCTGTACGCGCTCCGGGAGTCCCTGCGGCTCATCGAGCGGGAGGGCCTGGAGGCGGCCTGGGCCAGGCACCGGCTGCTGGGCCGCATGACCCGGGCCGGCGTCCGGGCGATGGGCCTGGAACTCCTCGTCCGGGACGACCGCTTCGCCTCCGACTCGGTCACCGCCGTGAAGGCCCCGCCGGGACTGAGTCCGAGCGCCATCCGCCGCACGGCCCGGGAGCGTTTCGGCGTGATCCTGGCCGGCGGCCAGGGGCCGCTGTCGGAGACGGTGTTCCGCATCGGCCACCTGGGCTACGTGGTCCCCGGCGACGTCGTGCAGGCACTGGCGGCCGTGGAGGGCGCGCTCGCGCTGCACGGGCTGCCGGTCGAGCTGGGGCGGGCCGCGGCCGCCGCAGAGGCCGTGTGGCTGGACGCCCTCCGGGAGCAGGCGCCAGCCCCTGCCCGTACTTGA
- the pdxS gene encoding pyridoxal 5'-phosphate synthase lyase subunit PdxS, with translation MAVDKSTWRNKVGLAEMLKGGVIMDVVTPEQAIIAEKAGAVAVMALERVPADIRAQGGVARMSDPKLIKQIMEAVTIPVMAKARIGHFVEAQILEALGVDFVDESEVLTPADEENHIWKHDFKVPFVCGATNLGEALRRIAEGAAMIRSKGEAGTGNVVEAVRHLRSILRDIRRIKEAPDDELQHIAKELGASLELVREVKERGRLPVPLFCAGGVATPADAALVMQLGAEAVFVGSGIFKSGNPEKRARAIVLAVQHYNDPKILAEVSEDLGEPMVGINVSTLREEEKLATRGW, from the coding sequence ATGGCGGTCGACAAGAGCACGTGGCGCAACAAGGTGGGCCTGGCGGAGATGCTCAAGGGCGGCGTCATCATGGACGTCGTCACCCCCGAGCAGGCCATCATCGCGGAGAAGGCAGGCGCGGTAGCGGTCATGGCCCTGGAACGCGTCCCGGCGGACATCCGCGCCCAGGGCGGCGTGGCCCGCATGTCCGATCCCAAGCTCATCAAGCAGATCATGGAGGCCGTGACCATTCCGGTCATGGCGAAGGCCCGCATCGGCCACTTCGTCGAGGCGCAGATCCTCGAGGCGCTCGGGGTCGACTTCGTCGACGAGTCGGAGGTGCTGACCCCCGCCGACGAGGAGAACCACATCTGGAAGCACGACTTCAAGGTGCCCTTCGTCTGCGGCGCCACGAACCTGGGCGAGGCCCTGCGGCGCATCGCCGAGGGGGCGGCGATGATCCGCTCCAAGGGCGAGGCCGGCACGGGCAACGTCGTCGAGGCGGTCCGGCACCTGCGCTCGATCCTCCGGGACATCCGCCGCATCAAGGAGGCGCCGGACGACGAGCTGCAGCACATCGCCAAGGAACTGGGCGCCTCCCTCGAGCTCGTGCGGGAGGTCAAGGAGCGCGGCCGGCTGCCGGTCCCGCTCTTCTGCGCCGGCGGCGTGGCGACCCCCGCCGACGCTGCCCTGGTGATGCAGCTCGGCGCCGAGGCGGTGTTCGTGGGCTCGGGCATCTTCAAGTCCGGCAACCCGGAGAAGCGGGCCCGGGCGATCGTCCTGGCCGTCCAGCACTACAACGATCCGAAGATCCTCGCGGAGGTGTCGGAGGACCTGGGCGAGCCGATGGTCGGCATCAACGTCTCCACCCTGCGCGAGGAAGAGAAGCTCGCGACGAGGGGCTGGTGA